Proteins encoded within one genomic window of Puniceicoccus vermicola:
- a CDS encoding IS630 family transposase has translation WGDETAIKPECHFRRSFSPKGVTPVVRQSAKRFHSSLISAINNQGKMQWMPLKEAINSETFLKFLRQLVKFRKRKIILIVDNLRVHHSKPVKEWLEQNTHRIELVFLPAYSPELNPDEYLNNYLKQTVTAEERLTDKVELDATVKVKMFLLGIRKHLVKSFFRHPAVQYAGLSPI, from the coding sequence GTGGGGCGACGAAACGGCCATCAAGCCGGAATGCCATTTTCGAAGAAGCTTCTCGCCCAAAGGAGTCACTCCAGTCGTACGCCAATCGGCCAAACGTTTCCATTCGAGCCTCATCAGCGCCATCAACAACCAAGGAAAAATGCAGTGGATGCCGCTGAAGGAGGCGATCAACTCCGAGACCTTCCTGAAGTTCCTCCGGCAACTGGTTAAGTTCAGGAAGCGTAAGATCATCCTGATCGTCGATAACCTGCGGGTCCACCACAGCAAGCCCGTCAAGGAGTGGTTGGAGCAAAACACCCATCGCATCGAACTCGTATTCCTTCCAGCCTACAGCCCCGAGCTCAACCCGGACGAATACCTGAACAACTACTTGAAGCAGACCGTGACCGCAGAAGAAAGGCTCACCGACAAAGTCGAACTCGATGCAACCGTGAAGGTGAAAATGTTCCTGCTCGGGATCAGAAAACATCTCGTAAAATCCTTCTTCCGTCATCCTGCGGTCCAATATGCAGGCCTATCACCTATTTGA
- a CDS encoding acetylxylan esterase, whose protein sequence is MKKRLVILLLSLSSCAWAADIKISVDREDGIYSLGEDAVWQIETVHLDEGDQAPQSAKYQLLSNGLQKLDEGTLEFSGGHASYSATRDDPGTLLLVVEAAGVEKAYGGAAFDPSELSPAIPRPEDFEQFWAKKRALADTIPLNPVLTEEASPVQGVQLWQLTVDNINESHVRGQLARPDSTEKKLPALLIVQWAGVYPLKKSWSTNAAEDGWLVLNIQAHDIPLYESQTFYDELKSGPLNRYNAIGNDDRETSYFLRMYLGCYQAVRYLTSRPDWDGKTLVVRGSSQGGMQALVTAALCNEVVTAAIAKVPAGSDQSGPLVGRKPSWPGSFYKTTGKDEEKVHKTSAYFDVINFCPDILCPTLIGMGLADTTCPAPGIFIAANEMPGPVELITMPSAGHKSTRLNPHAWFSREERVWLEKLGNGEVPLADIDE, encoded by the coding sequence ATGAAAAAAAGACTCGTCATTCTTTTGCTGAGCCTGAGCAGTTGTGCCTGGGCGGCTGATATTAAAATCAGCGTGGATCGTGAGGACGGCATTTATTCCCTGGGTGAAGATGCCGTCTGGCAGATTGAAACCGTTCATTTGGATGAAGGTGATCAGGCGCCTCAATCGGCGAAATATCAATTGCTTTCGAATGGTCTACAGAAGCTGGATGAGGGCACACTTGAATTTTCGGGGGGGCATGCCTCCTATTCAGCGACACGCGATGATCCAGGGACGTTGTTGCTGGTTGTTGAGGCGGCAGGGGTAGAGAAAGCCTATGGTGGTGCTGCTTTTGATCCTTCCGAGTTGAGCCCCGCGATACCTCGTCCCGAGGACTTTGAGCAATTCTGGGCGAAGAAGCGTGCATTGGCGGACACAATTCCGCTGAACCCTGTTCTGACTGAAGAGGCCTCACCCGTTCAAGGTGTCCAGCTTTGGCAGCTTACCGTCGATAACATTAACGAATCACATGTGCGAGGCCAACTTGCACGCCCCGATTCGACGGAAAAGAAGCTTCCTGCCTTGCTCATTGTTCAGTGGGCTGGTGTCTATCCATTGAAGAAAAGCTGGTCGACTAATGCCGCTGAGGATGGATGGTTGGTCCTCAATATTCAGGCGCATGATATTCCCTTGTATGAATCCCAGACCTTCTATGATGAACTGAAATCCGGACCGTTGAATCGCTATAATGCGATAGGGAATGATGACCGTGAAACGAGCTATTTCCTACGCATGTATCTGGGATGCTATCAGGCGGTTCGGTATCTGACCAGCCGTCCGGATTGGGACGGAAAGACGCTTGTTGTTCGTGGATCCAGTCAGGGGGGCATGCAGGCACTGGTCACTGCGGCGCTGTGTAATGAAGTCGTTACTGCAGCCATAGCTAAAGTTCCTGCTGGTTCTGACCAGAGTGGCCCTCTGGTTGGCCGTAAGCCAAGTTGGCCCGGCTCATTCTACAAAACGACCGGTAAGGATGAGGAAAAGGTGCATAAGACCTCTGCGTATTTTGATGTTATCAATTTCTGTCCGGATATTTTATGCCCGACCTTAATTGGTATGGGGCTCGCTGATACGACATGTCCTGCCCCCGGTATTTTTATTGCGGCCAATGAGATGCCCGGCCCAGTCGAATTGATCACGATGCCTTCAGCCGGACACAAATCCACGAGGTTAAATCCACATGCTTGGTTTAGCCGCGAAGAGCGCGTTTGGCTGGAAAAGCTAGGGAATGGAGAGGTCCCTCTCGCAGATATTGATGAATAA
- a CDS encoding glycoside hydrolase family 3 protein, with amino-acid sequence MHPILWAHWNQDTPEDAFQKVGALPWGGGFLGIADVVKTSPLLRDLQQRAKVPLLISGDHEGGCRAVGATPFGAVMNLAAIEPIEDAEDYAYKVAGAAARQARAMGCHWNFGPVVDINFNWNNPITNHRSFGDQPERIARLAQAYIRGMQDNGIAATAKHFPGDGVDSRDQHTVTSVNSLPLAEWRETFGKTFQAAIDAGVTSIMTGWIALLHGSGCHSKTGLRLPAVIDPAVQIQLLREEMGFQGLVITDAFRMGGLQAVYPNEGEMAVDALRAGADMLLFIRGGVDSTVDAIEQALNDGELDEAAIHASVDRVLALKARQGLLSDAMPLPDEESFKQQTQQADTISLSDAIGERSLTLVRDWEERYPLCLPEGEHILLVELGADHLGRSGINVGENDDKTLVLQIISRELRQAGYVVDSARNSSEVPDDLSRYSAVFYVSNISPRPNTGYVRLSSRSYACINWEAIKGKQPTYFVSFGNPYMIREIGVIDNYVCAYSRQPNVVTAYTKALLGKIPFRGKCPVDLKLW; translated from the coding sequence TTGCACCCGATCCTATGGGCGCACTGGAATCAGGATACTCCAGAGGACGCATTCCAAAAGGTTGGCGCTCTCCCTTGGGGTGGCGGTTTTTTAGGAATTGCCGATGTAGTCAAAACCAGCCCGCTGTTGCGTGACTTGCAGCAGAGAGCCAAGGTTCCTTTGCTGATTTCCGGAGATCACGAGGGTGGTTGTCGTGCGGTTGGAGCAACGCCTTTTGGGGCTGTGATGAATTTGGCTGCGATTGAGCCGATTGAAGATGCCGAGGATTACGCATATAAGGTTGCCGGAGCGGCAGCTCGACAAGCCAGAGCCATGGGATGCCATTGGAATTTTGGTCCAGTCGTCGACATTAATTTCAATTGGAACAATCCGATTACCAACCATCGGTCCTTTGGCGACCAGCCGGAACGTATTGCGCGTTTGGCCCAAGCATACATACGTGGAATGCAGGACAACGGTATTGCGGCGACAGCCAAGCATTTCCCCGGGGATGGAGTGGATTCACGCGATCAGCACACAGTGACTAGCGTCAACTCCCTGCCATTGGCAGAGTGGAGAGAGACATTTGGAAAGACCTTTCAAGCTGCCATTGATGCGGGCGTGACCAGTATCATGACTGGCTGGATTGCCCTGCTACATGGGTCAGGTTGTCACTCCAAAACAGGACTGAGATTACCCGCTGTCATTGATCCCGCTGTGCAAATTCAATTGCTTCGTGAAGAAATGGGTTTTCAAGGCTTGGTCATCACGGATGCTTTCCGCATGGGGGGCTTGCAAGCGGTTTACCCGAATGAAGGCGAAATGGCGGTGGATGCTCTCCGCGCGGGAGCGGATATGCTTTTATTTATCCGTGGTGGGGTCGACTCTACTGTGGATGCTATTGAACAGGCACTGAATGATGGAGAGCTTGATGAGGCTGCCATTCATGCGTCCGTCGACCGTGTGTTGGCTTTGAAAGCCCGGCAAGGCCTTCTGTCGGATGCGATGCCGTTGCCGGACGAGGAGAGCTTTAAGCAACAGACGCAGCAGGCGGATACCATTTCTTTATCCGATGCAATTGGTGAGCGGAGTTTGACCCTTGTTCGTGACTGGGAGGAACGGTATCCTTTGTGCCTACCTGAGGGCGAACATATACTCTTGGTCGAACTGGGGGCGGACCATCTTGGAAGATCAGGCATCAATGTTGGGGAAAACGACGATAAAACACTGGTGTTGCAAATCATAAGCCGTGAGCTTAGGCAGGCGGGCTATGTGGTGGATTCTGCCCGGAACTCTTCAGAGGTTCCGGATGATTTAAGTCGATACTCCGCTGTCTTTTATGTCTCCAACATTAGTCCCCGTCCCAACACCGGATACGTAAGATTGTCGTCTCGATCTTATGCCTGCATCAATTGGGAGGCCATTAAGGGCAAGCAGCCCACCTATTTTGTTTCGTTTGGAAACCCTTATATGATTCGGGAAATAGGCGTCATAGATAACTATGTCTGTGCTTATTCGCGTCAGCCGAATGTCGTGACGGCCTATACGAAAGCCTTGCTCGGAAAGATTCCGTTCCGGGGAAAATGCCCAGTTGATTTGAAGTTATGGTAG
- a CDS encoding type II secretion system protein produces the protein MEFTYPNIIHSSEQRLQLTSTRLRRIGFSLIELLAVIAIVGILAAILIPAISSVRKRASSAASVTNLRSVGVAMHLYMQEHDNYLPGPIKNGQLPYYGTAAYLDSQLPNFLYPYLDVPSATQPKQAFSVFTFPGYLEHDPEMKGPAYFATTSVVINGVRRNPWGYANSDPAKAGSPLRLLSLPDIDANSVMLLTEVDQQYPEVLGGSAGWYTLLSPTPYHGHIRNQLFLDGSVKAVDAQ, from the coding sequence ATGGAATTTACTTACCCCAATATCATCCATTCTTCGGAGCAAAGGCTGCAGCTTACCTCTACGAGATTGCGCCGGATCGGGTTCTCGCTTATCGAGTTGTTGGCGGTTATTGCCATTGTCGGGATTTTAGCTGCGATTCTGATACCTGCCATTTCTTCGGTACGTAAGCGTGCGAGTTCAGCGGCAAGTGTCACTAATCTGAGGAGTGTTGGAGTCGCCATGCATTTATATATGCAAGAGCACGACAATTATCTGCCTGGTCCGATTAAGAACGGACAATTACCGTACTACGGGACGGCTGCTTATCTGGATTCCCAACTGCCGAATTTTTTATATCCTTATCTGGATGTGCCTAGCGCCACTCAACCGAAGCAAGCATTCTCTGTTTTTACTTTTCCGGGATACTTGGAGCATGATCCAGAGATGAAGGGCCCCGCTTATTTTGCGACGACTAGCGTTGTCATTAATGGGGTGAGAAGGAATCCCTGGGGATATGCCAATAGTGATCCGGCCAAAGCTGGTAGTCCGCTCAGACTTCTTAGCCTTCCGGATATTGATGCAAATTCAGTCATGCTGCTGACAGAGGTTGACCAGCAATACCCGGAGGTGCTGGGCGGGTCTGCAGGTTGGTACACTCTACTGTCGCCCACTCCATATCATGGTCACATCCGCAATCAACTTTTTCTTGATGGCTCGGTGAAAGCTGTCGATGCCCAATAA
- a CDS encoding NAD(P)-dependent oxidoreductase produces MNISDYSPVAGETPTKAPIFALIPDEVLEFFPSFLRARMQASLEESIWLDPEEASLEELEAASVIVGAWRLRDIPLDFLKNRGGNLEYLCLLVGSPKRAITRRHIEEGLLVSNWGSVCSPIVAEGALALILSRLRVICRYREELVRQGKWNNVRADTATLIGKQVGIHGFGNVARSLISLLKPFNVMIRVHAPGVPVELIRATGAEPIDNLLALAEGTDVFVEAEALRPNNHGCIDRHVLSRLPDGSLFVNVARGALVNEMDLIKVAKEKDLKVALDVYQKEPLQADSPLFSIPDAVLLPHMSGPTKDARWICGELALKNINLHYAGKFPENIITLADFDRMT; encoded by the coding sequence TTGAATATTTCTGATTACAGTCCAGTCGCTGGGGAAACACCAACGAAAGCCCCAATTTTTGCATTAATTCCGGATGAAGTTCTTGAATTCTTTCCCTCTTTCCTGAGGGCACGGATGCAAGCGAGTTTAGAGGAGAGTATCTGGTTGGATCCGGAGGAGGCTAGTCTCGAAGAATTGGAGGCTGCATCGGTCATCGTCGGTGCTTGGCGTTTACGAGATATCCCTCTCGACTTTCTGAAAAATCGTGGAGGCAACCTGGAATACCTGTGTTTGCTGGTTGGATCTCCGAAGCGAGCGATTACTCGAAGACATATTGAGGAAGGCTTGTTGGTTTCCAATTGGGGGAGCGTCTGCAGTCCTATTGTTGCGGAGGGCGCACTTGCACTGATTCTTTCTCGATTACGTGTGATTTGCCGCTATCGGGAAGAGTTAGTTCGGCAAGGTAAGTGGAATAATGTTCGTGCGGATACAGCAACTCTTATTGGTAAGCAGGTAGGGATTCATGGATTTGGAAATGTGGCCCGTTCGCTTATTTCTTTGCTGAAGCCTTTTAATGTTATGATTCGGGTTCATGCACCCGGAGTTCCTGTTGAGTTGATTCGGGCTACTGGTGCAGAGCCTATTGATAACTTGCTTGCCTTGGCAGAGGGGACGGATGTTTTTGTCGAAGCTGAGGCATTGCGGCCGAACAATCATGGTTGCATTGACCGGCATGTGCTTTCACGGCTTCCGGATGGTAGTCTTTTTGTCAATGTCGCTCGTGGGGCACTTGTGAATGAGATGGATTTGATCAAGGTCGCTAAAGAGAAAGACTTGAAGGTTGCTTTGGACGTTTATCAGAAAGAGCCTTTGCAGGCAGATTCACCGCTTTTCTCAATTCCAGATGCGGTTCTCTTACCGCATATGTCGGGGCCTACCAAGGATGCACGTTGGATCTGTGGTGAATTGGCTCTAAAAAATATCAATCTACATTATGCAGGGAAGTTCCCTGAAAATATTATCACACTAGCTGATTTTGACCGGATGACCTAA
- a CDS encoding sodium:solute symporter family transporter yields the protein MENTVEFIVIAGYLLLLITVSLVFKKFNEDSNDYFRNGCRGTWWLIGMSTFMTTFSAWTFTGAAGVSYKAGWTVTIIFLSNSLGFIFNAIYLAPRYRQLRMTTSAEVVRKRFGPLTEQYVAYSGFAFYSYVAALHLYGLSIFTSAIFGFEIQQTILIVGTVVVFYAMIGGSWAVKATDFLQSLILIPITILVAILALIHVGGVSGMFEMIDAQGLSERFRFINSVEFNDQMIDFSIYWAIAITLEHVISYNSLSAAPRYFAAKDGREASKAAWLACVMMTLGSLIWFIPPIIARLCFSGQVDGIDIASPPEASYAVTSLNLLPTGMSGLIAVAIFASTMSSMDSGLNGNAATLVKNILPPLFRLSRREMPGPRGQLRIGQVWTLFCGAAIILIALFLSQQQGKGIFRFMLILGLLIPTSQVPLLLGLFIRKVPSWSALFTMVMVWPVGLFMYFSGKESFQNISFMTEPYKWHWGVLLKLGLAALIFVLTIPFWKYASSKYKAQVDDFFRLMNTPVDFDKEIGSANDTSQERILGLFALVTGIAICLIMFVPGNSWGIDGRMGILFVGGSVALTGLLFIMSGYRTKLLKKAKRHSKKSD from the coding sequence ATGGAAAATACAGTCGAATTCATCGTCATCGCAGGCTACCTACTCCTGCTTATTACCGTATCCTTAGTTTTCAAAAAATTTAACGAGGATTCGAATGATTACTTCCGTAATGGTTGTCGGGGTACATGGTGGCTAATAGGGATGAGTACCTTTATGACGACCTTTAGCGCTTGGACCTTTACTGGCGCTGCAGGCGTCTCTTACAAAGCAGGATGGACCGTCACGATAATTTTCCTATCGAACAGTCTGGGGTTCATATTCAATGCCATCTACCTGGCGCCCCGATACCGTCAATTGAGAATGACCACGTCCGCCGAAGTGGTTCGTAAACGTTTTGGTCCTTTAACGGAGCAATACGTGGCCTATTCAGGATTCGCATTCTACTCTTATGTCGCCGCCCTGCACCTTTATGGGTTATCGATTTTCACCTCAGCCATTTTCGGCTTCGAAATTCAGCAAACCATCTTGATTGTCGGAACTGTGGTGGTTTTTTACGCGATGATCGGAGGTAGTTGGGCCGTCAAAGCAACTGACTTTTTGCAAAGTCTGATACTAATCCCAATAACAATTCTGGTTGCCATACTCGCCCTGATTCATGTTGGCGGCGTGAGCGGAATGTTTGAGATGATCGACGCCCAGGGGCTGTCCGAACGCTTTCGTTTTATCAACTCAGTCGAGTTCAACGACCAAATGATCGATTTCTCCATTTACTGGGCAATCGCCATCACACTGGAGCATGTCATCAGCTACAACTCCCTCTCTGCCGCACCTCGCTACTTTGCCGCAAAAGACGGACGGGAGGCCAGTAAGGCGGCATGGTTGGCCTGTGTGATGATGACACTCGGTTCTCTCATCTGGTTTATCCCTCCGATTATCGCGCGTCTCTGCTTCTCTGGCCAGGTTGACGGAATTGATATCGCCTCGCCACCGGAGGCTTCCTATGCCGTCACAAGCCTAAACCTACTGCCTACAGGAATGTCCGGACTGATTGCCGTGGCCATTTTTGCCTCAACGATGAGCAGCATGGACAGCGGTTTAAATGGCAATGCGGCAACTTTGGTAAAAAATATTTTGCCGCCACTATTCCGCTTGAGTCGACGTGAAATGCCTGGACCTCGCGGGCAATTGCGCATCGGACAAGTTTGGACGCTGTTTTGTGGTGCCGCCATCATTCTCATTGCACTCTTTTTATCTCAGCAACAAGGCAAAGGCATATTCCGCTTTATGCTCATACTTGGTTTGCTCATTCCGACCTCTCAAGTGCCCCTATTATTAGGTTTGTTCATTCGTAAAGTGCCGAGTTGGTCCGCACTATTCACAATGGTAATGGTCTGGCCCGTAGGGTTATTCATGTATTTTAGCGGTAAAGAGTCTTTTCAAAATATTTCCTTCATGACGGAACCTTACAAATGGCACTGGGGGGTCCTTCTAAAACTCGGCCTAGCAGCCCTCATATTTGTTTTGACGATCCCATTTTGGAAATACGCGTCCTCTAAATATAAAGCGCAGGTAGATGACTTCTTCCGCTTAATGAATACGCCAGTGGACTTTGATAAGGAAATCGGTTCTGCTAATGATACCTCACAGGAAAGAATACTGGGATTGTTTGCTTTAGTAACAGGAATCGCCATCTGCCTTATTATGTTTGTACCGGGAAACAGCTGGGGCATCGACGGGCGCATGGGTATTCTCTTTGTCGGCGGTAGCGTCGCGTTAACTGGTCTGTTATTCATAATGTCAGGCTATCGAACAAAACTGTTAAAAAAGGCCAAACGACATTCGAAAAAGTCTGATTAA